A single window of Colletes latitarsis isolate SP2378_abdomen chromosome 6, iyColLati1, whole genome shotgun sequence DNA harbors:
- the LOC143343083 gene encoding thrombospondin type-1 domain-containing protein 4, with amino-acid sequence MDRAVLFVLLISLTCLSSCCNGHLIDGIFTEPTLERGYNLVATVPRGAVALNVTQLRHTENYLAIKLQDGTYLLNGNYSINLSGKYQAAGATFVYLRQGSQNLESFSATGPLQEPVDVMVLYQEPNPGIVYRYIIPGNVNVPTNPHFGHKTVASKTEPVSSNIAHRRIDNGPTIIDGTQPSYVPKRYKKRKFFWKSSGYTECSRSCGGGSQMLKYVCIREHTQTQVPEKRCHALEKPREIQIRCNTIPCPPKWRGGPWSVCSVNCGTGIRVRVLECVQEINPSLIMRIADGACMEPKILPTTEVCDMPACEYDAKITPAPLTPPQWNVGTWSLCSTTCGPGKRTRSVTCVPQTSPCDLEQKPPTQEACDLGPCLSKPPLANALSTRLQSPQWLYTEWSKGCSAECGTGVQTRKVFCEKSPEEEFCEQSSRPETSRTCSSNRTCSGQWFTGPWSECSTECDSGEQVREVVCVTTLRGALRVALDMNCPANKPETRRPCNGPLCTSMWFVSDWTECSRSCGKGIQKREVRCLNRDGQSPEPHELHCKEKDKPVSRRTCNDYPCKDDVHGSENHHRVLQVQNDPEISNGLEENALCKDSISNCNLVLQARLCTYHFYQQQCCLSCSRAKQELE; translated from the exons ATGGATCGAGCTGTCCTGTTCGTTCTATTGATATCTTTAACG TGTCTCTCAAGTTGCTGCAACGGGCATCTGATCGATGGGATCTTCACGGAACCGACCTTGGAACGGGGTTACAATCTGGTAGCCACGGTACCAAGAGGAGCTGTCGCTCTAAACGTGACGCAATTGCGTCACACTGAAAATTATTTGG CGATCAAATTACAGGATGGTACCTATTTATTGAATGGAAATTACAGTATTAATTTGTCCGGTAAATATCAAGCGGCTGGAGCCACTTTTGTTTACCTTCGTCAAGGCTCACAAAACTTGGAAAGTTTCTCTGCTACTGGACCATTGCAAGAACCGGTCGATGTAAtg GTTTTGTATCaagaaccgaatccaggtattgtGTATCGATATATCATCCCCGGAAATGTAAACGTCCCGACGAACCCTCATTTTGGACATAAAACag TTGCCAGTAAAACCGAGCCTGTTTCATCGAATATAGCTCACAGGAG AATAGATAATGGACCCACAATCATCGATGGAACTCAACCGTCGTACGTTCCAAAACGTTATAAGAAACGAAAATTCTTTTGGAAATCGAGTGGATACACCGAATGCAGCAGATCATGTGGCGGAG GTTCCCAGATGTTGAAATACGTATGTATTAGAGAACACACGCAGACACAGGTACCTGAGAAAAGATGCCACGCGTTGGAAAAGCCACGAGAAATTCAAATACGATGTAATACTATACCATGCCCACCCAA ATGGAGAGGCGGTCCTTGGAGCGTGTGTTCTGTTAATTGTGGTACCGGAATCCGCGTCAGGGTATTAGAATGCGTACAAGAAATAAACCCGTCTCTAATAATGAGAATAGCTGATGGCGCCTGCATGGAACCGAAAATCCTACCAACAACGGAGGTTTGCGATATGCCAGCGTGCGAATATGACGCGAAAATAACGCCGGCACCGTTAACGCCTCCACAATGGAACGTGGGCACATGGTCTTTG TGTTCCACGACTTGTGGCCCAGGTAAAAGGACCAGATCGGTAACCTGCGTCCCGCAAACTTCTCCTTGCGACCTTGAACAGAAGCCTCCTACACAGGAAGCTTGCGACCTAGGTCCATGTTTGAGCAAACCACCATTAGCAAACGCTCTCTCGACGAGACTCCAAAGTCCTCAGTGGCTGTACACCGAATGGTCCAAAGGG TGCTCGGCCGAATGTGGAACCGGCGTGCAAACAAGAAAGGTTTTCTGCGAAAAGAGTCCAGAGGAGGAATTTTGCGAGCAATCGAGTCGACCCGAAACCTCGAGAACCTGCTCCAGTAACAGGACCTGCAGCGGACAGTGGTTTACAGGACCTTGGTCCGAG TGTTCAACGGAATGTGATTCAGGAGAACAGGTTAGAGAAGTAGTCTGCGTAACGACCCTTCGCGGAGCCCTTCGAGTTGCTCTGGATATGAACTGCCCTGCGAACAAACCGGAAACGAGGAGACCTTGTAACGGTCCACTGTGCACGTCCATGTGGTTCGTATCGGACTGGACAGAG TGTTCTCGATCGTGCGGAAAAGGGATTCAGAAAAGGGAAGTAAGGTGTTTAAACAGAGACGGCCAATCGCCTGAACCTCACGAGCTCCATTGCAAGGAAAAGGACAAACCTGTGTCTCGAAGAACCTGCAACGACTATCCTTGCAAGGACGACGTGCACGGGTCCGAAAATCATCACAGAGTTTTACAAGTTCAGAACGATCCCGAAATCTCAAACG GACTAGAGGAAAATGCACTTTGCAAGGACAGTATATCGAACTGCAACTTAGTTTTGCAGGCCCGGCTCTGCACTTACCACTTTTATCAGCAACAATGCTGCCTTTCGTGTTCTAGAGCGAAACAGGAATTGGAATGA